Proteins encoded within one genomic window of Paraglaciecola psychrophila 170:
- a CDS encoding AI-2E family transporter has protein sequence MLNVFERWYKRKFSDPDSMMLLLLLLISSLLLAVWGGILMPVLVAAVIAYLLDWPVVQLCRLGLSRGYTTILVLFGFISVSILTLVGLVPVVVQQSINLIKEMPQIWEKGQVWLLTLPKTYPDLIQLTQIQDVLDGINERVVGLAEQLLSASFSSLGGFGALLIYMILVPLMVFFMVKDKEMLVSNISSLLPSERRLIKQVGTEMNLQIANYIRGKVIEIVIVGTVSTVTFAFMDLRYALLLGVLVGFSVLIPYIGAAVVTIPVAIVALFQWGLTPDFWYLMVAYGIIQALDGNALVPILFSEAVSLHPVYIIIAVLFFGGLWGFWGVFFAIPLATLVKAVGNAWSSPKELTTET, from the coding sequence ATGTTAAACGTTTTTGAACGTTGGTATAAGCGAAAATTTTCAGATCCTGATTCAATGATGCTGTTATTGCTGTTACTCATCAGTTCGTTATTACTTGCAGTTTGGGGCGGAATTTTAATGCCTGTCTTGGTGGCTGCTGTTATAGCTTACTTATTGGATTGGCCAGTGGTCCAGCTATGTAGGTTAGGCTTATCTCGTGGTTATACTACTATATTGGTGTTATTTGGTTTTATCAGCGTATCAATTCTGACTCTTGTGGGTCTAGTACCTGTTGTTGTGCAACAAAGTATTAATTTGATTAAAGAGATGCCGCAAATATGGGAAAAAGGGCAGGTGTGGTTATTAACGTTACCCAAAACCTACCCAGACCTTATACAGCTGACTCAAATTCAGGATGTGTTAGATGGAATCAATGAACGAGTAGTGGGGTTGGCAGAGCAATTGTTGTCTGCATCATTTAGTTCTCTGGGTGGGTTTGGTGCTTTGTTGATTTACATGATTTTAGTACCGTTAATGGTTTTCTTTATGGTCAAAGATAAAGAAATGTTGGTCTCTAATATCTCTTCACTATTGCCCAGCGAACGCCGTTTGATTAAACAAGTGGGTACTGAAATGAACCTGCAAATTGCTAATTATATTCGCGGTAAAGTCATCGAAATTGTCATTGTTGGTACAGTGTCAACAGTGACATTTGCGTTTATGGACCTGCGTTATGCCTTGTTACTGGGGGTGTTGGTGGGCTTCTCAGTATTGATTCCTTATATAGGTGCCGCAGTGGTGACTATTCCTGTGGCGATAGTCGCCTTATTTCAATGGGGTCTGACACCTGACTTTTGGTATTTAATGGTCGCTTACGGCATTATACAAGCCTTAGACGGTAACGCATTAGTACCTATACTATTCTCAGAAGCTGTGAGCTTGCATCCAGTGTATATCATTATCGCGGTATTATTTTTTGGTGGGTTGTGGGGATTTTGGGGAGTGTTCTTCGCTATTCCTTTAGCAACGTTGGTCAAAGCTGTTGGCAATGCTTGGTCAAGTCCCAAGGAATTAACGACCGAAACTTAG
- the bcp gene encoding thioredoxin-dependent thiol peroxidase, whose amino-acid sequence MQMLKAGDIAPQFSLLNQDNQTVALSDLAGKKVLIYFYPKAMTPGCTTQAQGLRDSQASLAALNVEVLGVSPDAVKRLPKFIEKENLNFTLLSDEDHAVADAFGVWGLKKFMGKEYDGIHRITFLINEDGKIEHVFDKFKTKDHHEVVLAYLQK is encoded by the coding sequence ATGCAAATGCTCAAAGCGGGCGATATTGCTCCGCAATTTTCACTACTAAATCAAGATAACCAAACGGTTGCGTTAAGCGACCTTGCTGGTAAAAAAGTATTGATTTATTTTTACCCCAAAGCCATGACACCTGGCTGTACAACTCAGGCACAAGGTTTACGGGATAGCCAAGCATCATTGGCGGCATTGAACGTAGAAGTCTTAGGGGTGAGCCCTGATGCAGTTAAAAGGCTGCCAAAATTTATAGAGAAAGAAAACCTCAACTTCACACTTTTGTCGGATGAAGATCATGCCGTAGCAGATGCATTTGGTGTCTGGGGTCTTAAAAAGTTTATGGGTAAAGAATACGACGGTATTCATCGCATTACGTTTTTAATCAATGAAGACGGCAAAATAGAACATGTATTTGATAAATTTAAAACCAAAGATCACCATGAGGTGGTCTTGGCGTATCTGCAGAAGTAA
- a CDS encoding glycine cleavage system transcriptional repressor has protein sequence MYVIANLKATNWLKMTQQLIITILGSDQFGVLSKLADTVSEVGCNILDSRQAVYGQDFSLTMIIEGSQSAITQAECLLPQTCQKHNLLSMMKRTTKHCKQNLEHLADVIINGESTPGLIDQITDFFEQHNISVSAFRLKFLDTNENDKQMKCKMVISIPHELEVDKIEHALQALLQPLNLEASIKQNH, from the coding sequence ATGTATGTTATAGCCAATTTGAAAGCAACGAATTGGTTAAAAATGACGCAACAATTAATCATTACCATCTTAGGCTCAGACCAATTTGGTGTATTAAGTAAATTGGCAGACACCGTATCTGAAGTAGGATGCAATATTTTAGATAGTCGCCAAGCTGTTTATGGTCAGGATTTTTCTCTCACTATGATTATCGAAGGCAGTCAAAGTGCTATTACCCAAGCTGAATGTTTATTGCCGCAAACGTGTCAGAAGCATAATTTATTGTCGATGATGAAACGCACCACAAAGCATTGTAAACAAAACCTTGAACATCTTGCGGACGTCATCATAAATGGCGAGAGTACACCCGGTCTGATTGACCAGATCACCGATTTCTTCGAACAACACAATATCTCTGTCAGTGCATTTAGACTAAAATTTTTAGATACAAATGAAAACGACAAACAGATGAAGTGCAAAATGGTGATATCTATTCCTCATGAACTCGAAGTTGATAAAATTGAACATGCTCTTCAAGCACTTTTGCAACCACTCAATTTAGAAGCTTCGATCAAACAAAATCACTGA
- the dapA gene encoding 4-hydroxy-tetrahydrodipicolinate synthase has product MFTGSFVALITPMYNNGQIDYSSLEALVDFHIRNGSHGIVSVGTTGESATLPFSEHIEVVRRTVEYAQGKIPVIAGSGANSTSEAIFLSEQMSDTGIKGFLSVVPYYNKPQQKGMVAHFKAIADATDIPVLLYNVPSRTVADMLPETVAELATHPKIVGLKDATGDISRLKATQKLVSDDFVFLSGDDLTGCEFLANGGHGVISVTANIVPKQMADMCNAAFAKDFQLAEKIDKQIAGLHTALFVEPNPVLPKWVLHKMGLTNSAFLRLPLVESELASQNHIEQVMRSSGVLS; this is encoded by the coding sequence ATGTTTACTGGCAGTTTTGTGGCGCTAATTACGCCAATGTATAATAATGGGCAAATAGATTATTCGTCATTGGAGGCGCTGGTTGATTTTCATATTCGAAATGGGTCTCATGGCATTGTGTCTGTTGGTACTACAGGTGAGTCTGCGACTTTACCTTTTTCTGAACATATAGAAGTGGTTAGGCGGACCGTAGAATATGCTCAGGGTAAAATACCTGTCATCGCTGGGAGTGGGGCTAACTCTACTTCAGAAGCCATCTTTTTGAGCGAACAGATGTCAGATACTGGCATAAAAGGATTTTTAAGTGTTGTGCCTTATTATAATAAGCCACAACAAAAAGGCATGGTTGCCCACTTTAAAGCCATTGCTGATGCAACTGACATACCAGTATTGTTATATAATGTGCCCAGCCGCACAGTAGCTGACATGTTGCCAGAGACGGTGGCAGAGTTGGCTACCCATCCTAAAATTGTTGGCTTAAAAGATGCCACAGGTGACATATCGCGCTTGAAGGCTACACAGAAACTTGTTTCAGACGATTTCGTGTTTTTGAGCGGTGATGACCTGACCGGTTGTGAGTTTCTTGCAAACGGAGGCCACGGGGTGATTTCTGTTACCGCTAATATTGTGCCTAAACAAATGGCTGATATGTGTAATGCTGCATTTGCGAAGGATTTCCAGTTGGCAGAAAAAATTGACAAACAAATTGCCGGCTTACATACCGCTTTATTTGTCGAACCGAATCCTGTGTTACCTAAATGGGTTTTACACAAAATGGGGCTGACTAATTCAGCTTTTTTACGATTGCCTTTAGTTGAATCGGAACTAGCTAGCCAAAATCATATCGAACAAGTCATGCGCAGTTCTGGCGTATTATCCTAA
- the bamC gene encoding outer membrane protein assembly factor BamC, which produces MTYNFQLFSVLKCTVIAASMLTACSSLEEREIASGTFDYVKEQPGQKIKIPDDVDSPNFNDAYKLPALGEDAPQTATGKKLSVFSPSLVLPVVAGSHIEEGSKDAIVWFDQVDDSLPLDTAIWNSLIRFLETEGIGVEMFDKDNQRLITDWVTLDESKDDKWYSWSNSERTVGQRFEFTLDKKPHGRTAGLSVELVDYKEKLTAQSTEITQSKDKRRNEVDVLNRVVKNYEFETKVADVKRFRQIREGLQMDLGFDSDGEPAFVVDADYDITWPRLLLVLRTLGFDVKDYDKSNGLLFVKYNGAEDGWWSNIWSSDKNEMNLDTEEYRIKVASVGQKTSITLLDDESKPFAVNKLTDLYPTFSKTMSADDLDI; this is translated from the coding sequence ATGACCTATAATTTTCAATTGTTTAGTGTATTAAAGTGCACTGTAATAGCAGCCTCAATGTTAACCGCTTGTAGTTCATTAGAAGAAAGAGAAATTGCCAGTGGCACATTTGATTATGTCAAAGAGCAACCGGGTCAAAAGATAAAAATTCCAGATGATGTGGACTCACCTAATTTTAATGACGCCTATAAACTGCCAGCTTTAGGTGAAGACGCACCGCAAACTGCTACGGGGAAAAAATTGAGTGTGTTCTCACCTTCATTGGTGTTGCCAGTGGTGGCAGGTTCTCACATAGAAGAGGGCTCAAAGGATGCCATTGTGTGGTTTGATCAAGTGGATGACAGTCTTCCTCTAGATACTGCTATTTGGAATTCCCTGATCCGATTTTTAGAAACCGAAGGTATCGGTGTTGAGATGTTTGACAAAGACAATCAGCGCTTAATCACAGACTGGGTGACGTTAGATGAAAGTAAAGACGACAAATGGTATAGCTGGTCTAATTCAGAACGCACTGTCGGACAACGCTTTGAATTTACCTTAGATAAAAAACCTCATGGTAGAACGGCAGGACTGAGTGTTGAATTAGTTGATTACAAGGAAAAATTAACCGCTCAAAGCACCGAGATCACTCAATCCAAAGACAAAAGACGTAACGAAGTTGATGTCTTGAATCGAGTAGTGAAAAACTATGAATTTGAAACAAAAGTAGCTGATGTCAAACGTTTTCGTCAAATTCGTGAAGGACTACAGATGGACTTAGGATTTGATAGTGATGGCGAGCCTGCATTTGTAGTCGACGCTGATTATGATATTACCTGGCCCAGGCTGTTACTTGTATTAAGAACGTTAGGTTTTGATGTTAAAGATTATGACAAGTCTAATGGCTTGTTGTTTGTTAAATACAATGGCGCTGAAGACGGTTGGTGGAGTAATATTTGGTCTAGCGACAAAAATGAGATGAACTTAGACACGGAAGAGTATCGTATTAAAGTGGCTAGTGTAGGCCAAAAAACCTCCATCACATTATTGGACGACGAGAGCAAGCCGTTTGCAGTCAATAAGCTAACCGATTTATATCCCACATTTTCAAAAACCATGTCGGCTGACGATCTAGATATATAG
- a CDS encoding phosphoribosylaminoimidazolesuccinocarboxamide synthase produces MSIADSILSINNDLPIRTELPVHSGKVRSVYWLTEQDSRRLIEEKAYPVPHDTPLAIMIISDRISAFDCIWHGEGGMLGVPGKGAALNAISNHWFKLFKQQGLADSHILDIPHPFVWIVQKAKPVMIEAICRQYITGSMWRSYDKGEREFCGIQLEEGLSQDSKLANLLMTPSTKGILKGIPNVPEADDVNITRQNILDNYLAFNFEKPSDVSLYEKLLTEGFSLISEALAELEQVFVDTKFEFGYVKDLDGNKKLIYMDEVGTPDSSRIWDAQQYEQGNVVENSKEGFRQLLLNHFPDPDILLNKQRMLERQALAKDNALPVEVLMQVSKTYIDIAEKITGKSLVLSENPKAEIIQILQDNYHLID; encoded by the coding sequence ATGTCGATCGCGGATTCAATTTTATCGATTAACAATGACCTGCCTATTCGAACCGAACTACCGGTGCACAGTGGTAAAGTGCGCTCTGTTTATTGGTTAACTGAGCAAGACAGTCGTCGTTTAATTGAAGAAAAAGCCTATCCAGTTCCCCATGATACGCCATTGGCTATTATGATCATTAGCGACCGCATCTCAGCGTTTGATTGTATTTGGCATGGGGAGGGTGGCATGTTGGGTGTACCTGGTAAAGGGGCTGCTTTAAATGCTATTTCTAATCACTGGTTTAAGTTATTTAAACAACAAGGTTTAGCTGACAGTCATATACTTGATATCCCTCACCCTTTTGTTTGGATTGTTCAAAAAGCTAAACCTGTGATGATTGAAGCTATCTGTCGTCAATATATTACAGGCTCAATGTGGCGTTCTTATGACAAAGGTGAAAGAGAGTTTTGTGGTATTCAGCTTGAAGAAGGTCTTAGCCAAGATTCTAAATTAGCTAACTTACTTATGACTCCCTCCACAAAAGGTATTTTAAAGGGCATTCCTAATGTACCTGAAGCGGACGATGTGAACATTACCCGTCAGAATATCCTCGATAACTACCTTGCGTTTAACTTCGAAAAACCCAGTGATGTTTCTTTGTATGAAAAATTATTAACTGAAGGATTTTCACTGATTAGTGAAGCTTTGGCAGAGTTGGAGCAAGTGTTTGTAGATACTAAGTTTGAATTTGGCTATGTCAAAGACTTAGATGGCAATAAAAAATTGATTTACATGGACGAAGTGGGCACCCCAGATTCATCAAGAATTTGGGATGCACAGCAATATGAACAGGGTAACGTCGTAGAAAATTCCAAAGAAGGCTTTCGTCAATTATTACTTAATCATTTCCCTGATCCTGATATTTTGCTAAACAAACAACGTATGCTTGAGCGCCAAGCATTGGCCAAAGACAATGCGCTACCTGTTGAGGTATTGATGCAGGTATCTAAGACCTATATTGATATCGCAGAAAAAATAACCGGGAAATCCTTAGTACTAAGTGAAAACCCAAAAGCTGAAATTATTCAAATTTTACAGGATAATTATCACTTAATTGATTGA
- the yfaE gene encoding class I ribonucleotide reductase maintenance protein YfaE, which yields MHQNNDSFMVTIKDHKAVEYSPPNTLLETIEQHEIEIQYHCREGFCGACRSKLICGEVEYTTDPLAFIDDDEILPCCCIPISNIEIQIG from the coding sequence ATGCATCAAAACAACGACAGCTTTATGGTAACTATAAAAGATCATAAAGCTGTCGAATACTCACCCCCAAACACTCTTTTAGAAACCATAGAACAGCATGAAATTGAAATTCAATACCATTGCCGTGAAGGTTTTTGTGGCGCTTGTAGAAGTAAACTAATTTGCGGAGAGGTAGAATATACTACGGATCCACTAGCGTTTATTGACGATGACGAGATATTACCTTGTTGCTGTATTCCAATAAGCAATATTGAAATACAGATAGGCTAG
- the nrdB gene encoding class Ia ribonucleoside-diphosphate reductase subunit beta, translating into MKYTTFNQVNNNPLTEPMFFGNPVNVARYDQQKHPIFEKLIEKQISFFWRPEEVDVSKDRVDFQKLSDSEKHIFISNLKYQTLLDSIQGRSPNIAFLPIISIPELETWVETWSFFETIHSRSYTHILRNLFGDPSSIFEDIVENEEIKKRAADISKYYDDLIFATQLWQTLGEGTHSIKGETHVITMRGLKKKLYLCMNSVNALEAIRFYVSFACTFAFAERELMEGNSKIIRLIARDENLHLTSTQHVLNLWAKGKDDPEMAEIAEECKEEATQIFLHAVEQEKEWAAFLFQHGSMIGLNKEILCQYVEFIANHRMSAIGLGQPFDIKNNPLPWMNNYLSSDNVQVAPQESEISSYLVGQIDSEVSAEDFGDFDL; encoded by the coding sequence ATGAAATATACAACTTTTAATCAAGTAAATAACAACCCACTGACAGAACCGATGTTTTTTGGTAACCCCGTCAATGTGGCGCGCTATGACCAACAAAAACATCCAATTTTTGAAAAGTTGATTGAAAAACAAATTAGCTTCTTTTGGCGTCCTGAAGAAGTTGATGTAAGTAAAGACAGAGTCGATTTTCAAAAGTTAAGTGACTCAGAAAAACATATCTTTATTTCTAACCTAAAATATCAAACGTTACTTGACTCAATTCAGGGTAGAAGTCCTAACATCGCTTTTTTGCCGATTATTTCTATTCCAGAATTAGAAACTTGGGTAGAAACATGGTCATTTTTCGAGACTATTCACTCGCGCTCATATACCCATATATTACGAAATCTATTTGGTGATCCCAGTAGCATTTTTGAAGATATTGTTGAAAATGAAGAAATCAAAAAACGCGCGGCAGATATCTCTAAATATTATGATGACCTCATTTTTGCAACTCAATTGTGGCAAACATTAGGCGAAGGTACCCATTCCATTAAAGGTGAAACTCATGTCATTACAATGCGTGGACTTAAGAAAAAACTTTATCTGTGTATGAACTCAGTTAATGCCTTAGAAGCCATACGTTTTTATGTCTCTTTTGCTTGTACCTTTGCATTCGCAGAGCGTGAATTGATGGAAGGTAACTCGAAAATCATTCGCTTAATTGCCCGTGATGAAAACTTACACCTCACCTCTACACAACATGTGTTAAATCTGTGGGCTAAAGGCAAAGATGACCCAGAAATGGCAGAAATTGCCGAGGAATGTAAGGAAGAAGCCACTCAAATATTCCTGCATGCAGTAGAGCAAGAAAAAGAGTGGGCTGCATTTTTGTTTCAACACGGCTCCATGATCGGTCTGAACAAAGAAATACTCTGTCAATACGTTGAGTTTATTGCTAATCATCGTATGTCGGCAATAGGCTTAGGTCAGCCGTTTGACATAAAAAATAACCCACTACCTTGGATGAACAACTACTTAAGTTCTGACAACGTTCAAGTTGCACCTCAGGAATCTGAAATCAGCTCTTATTTAGTAGGGCAAATCGATTCTGAAGTCAGTGCCGAAGACTTTGGTGATTTTGACTTATAA